One Bombus fervidus isolate BK054 chromosome 2, iyBomFerv1, whole genome shotgun sequence DNA segment encodes these proteins:
- the LOC139997911 gene encoding uncharacterized protein — MEEDCSMCDEEETPASEDDMETHEKLFTTESELNIINKRSRPGQKGKKLSLTAKNETDGYAKRHIMKGQVKTTFYLIIDHHIRDHIIKCTEKEAFRALGTKRELDATKLDAFIALLYARGAYQTKNLDVSYLWNKISRPAFFSKTMSKNDFAEIMRFI, encoded by the exons ATGGAAGAAGACTGTTCAATGTGCGATGAAGAAGAAACTCCAGCAAGTGAAGACGACATGGAAACACATGAAAAGCTTTTCACAACTGAATCagaattgaatattataaataagcgttCACGTCCAGGgcagaaaggaaagaaattatcGTTGACAGCAAAGAATGAGACTGAT ggATATGCTAAACGGCATATAATGAAAGGACAAGTAAAGACGACATTTTATCTTATCATTGATCACCACATAAGggatcatataataaaatgtacggAAAAAGAAGCATTTAGAGCATTGGGAACTAAGAGGGAGCTAGATGCAACAAAACTAGATGCATTTATTGCTCTGCTATATGCCCGCGGTGCATATCAGACAAAAAATTTAGATGTCTCATatttgtggaataaaatttcgagacctgcatttttttcaaaaacgaTGAGCAAGAATGACTTTGCTGAAATTATGAGGTTTATATGA